A section of the Gallus gallus isolate bGalGal1 chromosome 4, bGalGal1.mat.broiler.GRCg7b, whole genome shotgun sequence genome encodes:
- the GUCY1A3 gene encoding guanylate cyclase soluble subunit alpha-1 isoform X2 — protein sequence MPPCFHNDCTEFVNQPYLLYSIQVKSAKPSLSPCKPQSSLVIPASVFCKIFPFHFMFDKDMSVLQVGNGIRRLLTRREFQAKPNFEEYFEILTPKISCTFSGIMTMLNMQFTVRVRRWDNTDLKSSMVMDLKGQMIYILESSAILFLGSPCVDRLEDFTGRGLYLSDIPIHNALRDVVLIGEQARAQDGLKKRLGKLKATLEQAHQALEEEKKKTVDLLFSIFPGEVAQQLWQGQVVQAKKFNNVTMLFSDIVGFTAICSQCSPMQVITMLNELYTRFDYQCGELDVYKVETIGDAYCVAGGLHKESETHAVQIALMALKMMELSDEVVSPHGEPIKMRIGLHSGSVFAGVVGVKMPRYCLFGNNVTLANKFESCSVPRKINVSPTTYRLLKEYPDFVFTPRSREELPPNFPSDIPGICYFLDAYIQGTSSQTWFQKKDLGDGNANFLGEETGID from the exons ATGCCTCCTTGTTTCCATAATGACTGCACTGAGTTTGTTAATCAGCCTTATTTGCTGTACTCTATACAAGTCAAAAGTGCAAAACCTTCTTTATCTCCATGTAAACCGCAGTCTTCACTTGTGATTCCTGCCTCTGTGTTCTGTAAGATTTTCCCgtttcattttatgtttgaCAAGGATATGTCTGTTCTACAAGTTGGAAATGGGATAAGAAGACTTTTGACCAGAAGAGAATTTCAAGCTAAGCCtaattttgaagaatattttgaaattcttaCTCCTAAAATAAGCTGCACGTTTAGTGGAATAATGACAATGTTAAATATGCAGTTTACAGTACGAGTAAGAAGATGGGATAATACTGATCTGAAATCATCTATG GTAATGGATCTTAAAGGCCAAATGATCTATATTCTTGAATCCAGTGCAATCCTATTCTTGGGATCTCCATGTGTGGATAGGCTAGAAGATTTTACAGGACGTGGATTATACCTTTCAGATATTCCTATTCACAATGCACTGAGAGATGTTGTTCTGATTGGAGAGCAAGCCAGAGCTCAGGATGGACTGAAGAAGAGGTTAGGAAAGCTGAAAGCAACCCTTGAACAGGCCCATCAGGCacttgaagaggaaaagaagaagactgtagatcttctgttttctatttttcctggagaagttgctcagcagctgtggcagggACAAGTAGTGCAAGCCAAGAAGTTTAATAATGTCACAATGCTTTTCTCTGACATTGTTGGATTCACTGCCATCTGTTCCCAGTGCTCACCTATGCAGGTTATAACCATGCTTAATGAGCTTTATACTCGCTTTGATTACCAGTGTGGAGAGTTAGATGTCTACAAG GTTGAGACTATTGGAGATGCCTACTGTGTCGCTGGAGGTTTACACAAAGAAAGTGAAACCCATGCTGTCCAAATAGCATTGATGGCCCTGAAGATGATGGAGCTGTCAGATGAGGTGGTGTCTCCCCATGGGGAGCCTATCAAG ATGCGTATTGGCCTTCATTCTGGATCTGTTTTTGCTGGAGTTGTTGGAGTTAAAATGCCTCGTTATTGTCTCTTTGGAAATAATGTAACCCTTGCCAACAAGTTTGAATCTTGCAGTGTACCTCgaaaaataaatgtcagccCAACAACTTACAG ATTATTAAAGGAATATCCAGATTTTGTGTTTACACCGCGCTCAAGAGAAGAACTTCCTCCAAATTTTCCCAGTGATATCCCTGGAATTTGCTATTTTCTGGATGCTTATATTCAAGGAACAAGCTCACAGACTTGGTTTCAAAAGAAAGATCTGGGAGATGGCAATGCCAATTTTTTGGGTGAGGAAACAGGAATAGACTAA